The genomic region CAGTATTTAAAAGAACAGGAAATCCCCGCAACCCTTTTTATCAGCGGGGAATGGATCGATAATCATCCCGATACCTTAGTCGCCCTTGGGGAAAATCCCAATTTTGATATTGCCAACCACGGAAAACACCATAAACCCTTATCCGTACAGGGGAAATCCGCTTACGGAATCCCGGGAACCGAATCCATCGAAGGGGTGTATGAAGAGGTGTATGGAAATCATTTAAAGATCAAAGGGTTAACGGGCCATCGATCCCAGTTTTTTCGATCCGGTACCGCCTATTATGATGAAGTGGCGGTAAAAATCGTGGAGGATTTAGGGGAAATCGCGGTAAATTATAACGTATTAGGGGATGCCGGGGCCACGTTCACGGCGAATCAGATCTATGAAAGTATGATACAGGCTAAATCGGGATCCATTATGCTTTTTCACATGAACCATCCCGACAGTGATATCGCAGAAGGGGTCAAACTAGGAGTAGAGGCGTTACGGGAGGACGGTTTTGAGTTTGTACTGTTAAAGGATTATAGGGACCAACTGCAATAACAAAGGTGCCTTGGCACCTTTTTTGTAGTAAAAACAAAAAAGGACATTTTTGTCCGTTTACAATACTTGGCAATTGTTATAGTATGAATATAAGAACAATTCAAACAGGGGTGTCAAAGGAACGTAGTAAGCGTTCATGAAAAGCAGTGGTATGCAACGTTTAAAAAAGGGGATGAGTTAATGAAAAAGGGGATAATCATTGGGTTGGGTATTGTAGCGGTGGTGGTGATTGTTGCACTAAGCGCCTATAACGGGATGGAGGAGGAGACCTCCGATGCGGAAGCGGTGATCCAGGAGTACCACCAGGGGCTTTTAGACCGAGACGTCAATGCCCTACAGGGACTTCAAGTGAATCGAGGGGAAAATACCATTAATGATCAGATGTGGGACGGATTAAACAACGTGGAAGTCTTAAGCATTCAAGAGGACCAAGAGGCAAAAGACTGGTATATTGGGCAACGACAGGGAGAGGACGAGGATCCGGAAAACATCCTGGCCTTTGAAGTGCAGGCGAATTTTGATTACGAGAACTACGCCTCTTTATACTATATGAGCGGAGTCCAGAAACGAATGTATTTTTTAGTTCGGGAAAAAGAAAACAGTCCCTGGCTGATTGAATATATAAAATTGATTTAGTAAAAAGGGGGAAGGAAAGATGGGATCAAAAACAAGCAGGAAGCTTCTGTTAGTAATGCTTGTACTCTCACCGCTTATAGTGGGAGGGTTAATTGAATGGTTATTTAGACTGGGAATGACAAGCGAGAGCACGGTATACTTTCAGTTAGCCAGTATTTTACATGTTCCCTGGATGTACGGCGGCGGCATGGTAATTTGGTTTTTTGCAGGAATGGCCTTTGGCAATCAAAGCCTTAATAATGTAAAAAGCTTTATTTTGGGAAATACTTTATGGGGAATTCTTTTGAGTCTTTATATTTGGCAATTATTCTTGGAAATCACGAGCAGAAACTCTTTTATCATGAATTTAGCGGACTTTTATGTCCTGGGTTTTTTAGGATTCGGGGTGCGTATCGTATCCATGTTTACAAATAATATACAAGCGAGCATAGCTTCGCTAATTGCTTATTTTCTAATGCTTGCAGTATTCAGCACAGGCTTCTATACTGCTTTGAAAATCAAACCATCTGAAGCTAATTTGCAGGAAAGTTAAATAAGAGGGTGGTTTTAAGTGCAGCGAAAGGTGATACAGGAGTTGTGATGTTTGATTGAATTAATAAGGAAGAAGGGTATTATATTTGGAAGTAATACTCATAAGAGGTGATTAGATGAATGATAATCGAAAGCTAGCAAAATACGTAGGGATTTTATTCATAGGGATTTTGTTAACCCATAAACTTCCCTATGATACATATACCATTATTGAATATATAATAAGGCCGGTAAGCTTTAAGGGCGGCAGGCTTTACCTCTCGGGGCTCATCCCATTGGTCATAATTATTTTTGCCCTACGAGGCCTTTTTAAACTGGAAAGGTTTGAAAATAACAATAAGGTCTTAATTGTAATTGCCGTAATCGTATTAGTCATGCCGATAATGCGATGGACCTTGGATACTACAAGGACTGCGTATCATTTACTAAATCAACATGAATTAAAAACCCTGGATATTGTCGATGCCAATATTCGCTTATCCGGTTCAGAGGAAGAGGCCATTGTAACTGTAAAATTAGAAGTAATCGATTATGGTAGAGGAGAAAATCGATTTAACGTAAGAATGTATTTGCCAAAAACCTTACGGGAACATACCGGCAAAGAATTTTACGATTTTAAAAACAATTATAGAACCTATGGCAGGCGAAATCAAAAGGTTATTGAAGAACAAATAATTATTGACTTAGAAGATCAGGCCGCCCATAGAAATCTGTTTGATTCCCGGTGGTTTAAGGAAGACATTGAGTACAAATTATATAATGAAAAGGAATCAATTAAAGTAATAAATCGGGGATTTTAAAACAAAGATTGATCCTCTTCATTGGAAACATCAAAATGGAAATTGTTTTTACACTTTTCCTTCATCGAGGTATGAAGGTGGGTAAGTCCAAGTAGCTTCGTTAAAGTCACTGCATTTATGAAAGAACATTTATAGCTGTCGTCGTTTAAATAGTACTCCGATACACCTTTTCCATAGTATAACAGTGGAAGCATTGAATAATCCGACTTTTCCTGGCAATAGTTAATCCCCTTTTCCATCATTCCTATCGAATCCACATATTTTTCAGTCCTTTTATAAGCGATACCCAAATTGCTTGCGATGATTGCATAGATTTCATCACTATGGTCAATTTCATCCATGATAAACGCTAAAATCTCAATATATTTTTTCTGATCTCCTGTTCTATTAAAAGTTAAGGCGATATTCATTAATAAACGATGTTCCATGGGAGAATAACTGAAATCTCTGAAATGCTCCACAGAAAATTCTTTATTGCTGATAAGAATGCCTTGTATAAATTTTTCCAGTGCTTTTGGATAACGATCTTTTTTTCGATAAAGCACAATCCCTTCAATTAATAAAATATACTGCCGGTATTGCAGAATATAATAGGGTTTTTTTATAGTTGCTATAAAACTTTTTAATTTTGGGATATAGCCGTTCAATTTATCAAAATTATCCTGAAGAATTTTTTTCTCAATATCTTCTTTAATTGTCTCGAACATTTCCATTCCCTGAGAGTTGTATTTGAGAAAACGCAGAACTAAATCCTCTTTAAAAAGAATCGACATTTCTTCCAGGGTATCTATCCGGGGGATGGCCTTATCCATCTCGATGCGACGGTACGTTTTTTCACTAACCTGAGCCGCCTTAGCTACATAGGTTTGGGTAAGCTTTTTTTCTTCTCTTAATTTTCGTAGATACAGTCCAAAGCTGTTTATTTCAGTCATTGGTATTCCTCCCCCCTGGAACCGGACATTTTTGTCCGTTTACAATATATAGAAGTTATTATAGTATGAATATAAGAATAATTCAAACAGGAAAAACTTGAAAAAATTAGAAAAGAATTTCAAAAAATAAAGGTTTTTTAACTAGGGCTGTAGAATTAATTAAGTAACGGTTTTTAAAAGAAATTTCCAGGGTATTAATGGTATAACGGTCTTATATTTACTAATTTTTTATAAAGCCGTGATTCTTCCAGGAAAAAGCACTCCATCATAATAATACAACTATCCGGTAGCTTCTCTCCCTAAGAAGGATCAAGTAAACAGTAAAGGATGGTTGTTATGAAAATAATTGAAAAATATGGATTGCTACGGGTTCAAATGGCTTACAACAAAGAGCATGTCAAAATGTTAAAAAAGATCGGCGGGGGAAAATGGGATCCCGGAGCCCGGGTTTGGAACTTTCCTTTAGGAAAAAAACAGGACTTAGAAACCCTGCAAGGAGAAATTGTAACCGTCAGTGCCTATGACGAAGCGGTAAAACTCCTTAAAAATCATCTAAAGCAAAAAGGGTACAGTCCCAAAACCATCAAAAGCTATACGGGGCATCTCGATCGCTTTTTAACCTACTCCAAAGGCGAAGTGGATAAGGCTTCCATCAATGAGTATCTTTTATATTTGCTGGAAGAAAAGCAGTCTTCCCACTCCTATGCCAATCAAAGCATCAATGCGATTAAAGCGTATTTACGCTTAGTCAATAAATCCGAGGATTTTACCGTGCCTTATATTCCAAGACCGAAAAAAGAACATAAGCTGCCCAAGGTGATGAGCAAGGAAGAGGTCAAAAAAGTCATCGACGCGACCCATAACACCAAACACAAAACCATGCTTATGCTCGCCTATTCCTGCGGTCTTCGGGTCAGTGAAACGGCATCAATGCAATTAAAAAATATAGACAGTTCCAGAATGGTGGTGATGGTAGAACAGGGTAAAGGGAGAAAAGACCGAATGGTCAGCTTATCGGATAAAATGCTGCAGCAACTGCGGCAGTATTACCGGGAGTATAAGCCTGTAAAATGGTTATTTGAAGGGAGTGATCGGTCACGTTATATCAGTACAAGAACCGTACAAACCGTATTCAATAACAGCGTGAAGGCCGTAGGGATTGAAAAGAAATTGTCCTTTCACAGCCTGCGTCATTCCTATGCAACCCATATGCTGGAAGCCGGAGTGGATCTTCGGTTTATACAGGAGTTATTGGGCCATCGGAGTAGTAAGACTACGGAGATTTATACGCATGTTTCGGTGCAGAGTTTGGGGAAGATTGCTAATCCGTTGGATCAGCTGTAAGGTACATTCCCGAAACAACACCTATATCACCCTGCATTGGGTGGTATTCCTGAAATGTTTTTACATGAACGAGAGAGTTATAGGTAATGAATGATGATCTCGAGGCAGTGTTTTAGGGATTTATTTATAAGATGATAATTTTGTGGAACTAGAGAATACTTTGCATAAATTAATTATGACGTATTTGAATAATGGGATGTTATGGTTCAAAAATTGAAAGGGGGAAAATAAATGGACAAGAAATACTTATTGATAGTTTTAATAGTAGCGGTGTCGATTCTAGTAGGTTGTGGCAATGCCACTTCCAGCGAAAATAATAATGAGGGAACAAATGAACAAGAAAGTGTAGAGTTGAATAACCTGAGTGTTCCGGAAACGTTAAAGATTATGACTCCGGAGGCAAATAAAAAGAATCAAGAGTTAAATAGCTCATTGAATAATATTATGGATGAATTTGATGGTGGCGAAAACTTATCTGAAGCAGAGCAGGAAGAGTACGAAGCGCAGATGGAAGCACATTCGAATAAAATGGAAGAACTGGAAGAAGAAATAATGATGATAGATGACCAAGAGATTATCGAAAATATTTTCGACGAAATTAAAGATTCAGAAGCGGTATATAATGATAATTTAGACGAGAGTGTAATAAAAGAAGGACAGTTTTACTCCTTGGAACCCCAATACTCAAATCGTGATAAAGACGAGTCCATTCTGGAATATATTAATCTAATTATGGCATTTGAAGATAACACACTTTTTCTTATCACTGGCGAAGAGGTTGAAAGCCCTACAGTGATTAAAATGGATTTTGACTATGAGTGGCTAGAAAATCAGTTCAGTCAATAAATAGCATATGGTTAAAAATTATTTTCTATAATATTAATAGGAATAATCGACACGAAAACCGTCATCACTACCTATAACACAGGGTTAGCAACATATAATTGAGGAATGAAAACAGGGTTCTAGTGTCGCTAACCCTAGAAACGTTATACGTAATAACGAGGTCTTCAAAAATCACTGGGGTAACGAATGAAAGGGGAGAAGATAAATTTGGCAACAATTGTTTTACATAAAGAAACAGGCAAGTTTTACGCATTAGTTGGTACGGGGTATTCATTTTTTAAAGACTCAAGACCAAGTTTTTTCGGAGGTGCGATTGCTCCACATAAGGAAGAGGGGGAAACTAAGTGTGCGGCAATAAGTGATGAAGAGGGCACGATCAGTTGGGTCCAGACGTCGGAAATAAAAGTAGTAGAAATTGACGAGATGAAAATTGAAGATATATTACGTCCGTATTTATAATGTTGGCTTATCATATAGAAATTACCGTAAGCCTAATACGAGAAAAAGATTAAATAACAAAAAAAGAAAATTCATCATAAGAACTACGTTTTATAGATAATTTGGATGAGAATCTATCATCACAGACTTTAGAAAATTGAGAATAGAAGGGTGATATAATATCATTTTTTTTTATAGGATTGATAACAGGGGTTATGAGTAAAAGAAGATCTTAAGTTTTGAATGTAAGTCGTTGCCGTTAATACGTATAACACTGTGTCTACAGAAGGTGCTGGTGGGTACGTTTCAAGAGATCGTCAGCGCACCACACCCCTTCACCGGGAACAGAGTTCCGCCAGGTCGGCCGATCTTTGAGGTCCGGTTCAGGGCTGTCGTAAACACAAAAACGTTATGCGAAATTCCATACAAAAACAGAAAGACAGAAACATCGAATGATTATAGTTACATAAAAGACCCCTGAATTTGCTCAGAGGTCTTTATAATATAAGCAAGAAATATTGAATGGGCGTTAATCAATCATCGGAGGGACTCTTTCGAATGTGGCGGATTCCGATTTAGTAATCCGGCGATGAAGTTATTTGGATTTGGTACCGAAGTTTTAAACCGTTTCAACAAAAGAACAAGATTGAATAGATCAAAACACATCAAGAAAAACCGAGGATATTTCAATAATAAGTAGTATCCGGAGTATGGTTTTGTTTACCGATATATCGTAATTGTACAATAATTCAAGAAATATAAAAATATAATAAAAGCATATGAAACATCGCATAACACAGCGTTAGCAACATATGGTTGAGGAATGAAAATCGGGTTCTAGTGTCGCTAACCCTAGAAACGTTATAAAACACGGGGCGCAAAGATTTAAGACACACAGTCATGATATAAGGAATAAATTCTAAAGTACCAATAGATTCGAATAAAGGAGGAGATAAGGATTAGAAAAATAGTAACGAAAAATTTACTGCCAGTTATTATGATATTGTTAATGGTTCTTGTGTTGACTTCGGCATGTACCCAAGAAGATGAAGAAGATAAAGGACCATTGTCTATTCGACACGACTTAGATATATATGATGTTGACACGACTCCATATGAGGGGAAAATTGTTTTCGATTTATCATCTGAAGAAATTCTAAGTGAGATTGAAGAGCCCATCGAGATTACAACTGTTTACCAAACTACACTTTATCTAGCTGAAACAGTTGAAAGAGATGATTCAATGGTAGTTTTAACCGTTGGTTTTGATTACAACTATCAATCACCTTCCGGAGAGATGCTAAGTCTTTATCATCTATACGAGGAAGGAAGATTTACAAGTAGTGGAGTTGAAATAAAAGTGTTTGATGAAGATGGAAAAGAACTAGATGTTGCCAGAGGAAGTGGTGATGGAGAAAAATATGGATACGAACAATGGGTAGGTGTACAAATTCCTAAGGAATTATTAACAGACAATGAAGATTT from Isachenkonia alkalipeptolytica harbors:
- a CDS encoding polysaccharide deacetylase family protein; its protein translation is MGKKSVGIIMLLTLLLLVACDGDAEEDESLEDQEVLEQEQSPEEEASQDEASDLPEDEEAIEEEEEGEGEEGEKEPDEKTAALSLEEIQERYQDQEPKEWGESVTGVNSRIDTEDRVIALTFDACGGAYDQALIQYLKEQEIPATLFISGEWIDNHPDTLVALGENPNFDIANHGKHHKPLSVQGKSAYGIPGTESIEGVYEEVYGNHLKIKGLTGHRSQFFRSGTAYYDEVAVKIVEDLGEIAVNYNVLGDAGATFTANQIYESMIQAKSGSIMLFHMNHPDSDIAEGVKLGVEALREDGFEFVLLKDYRDQLQ
- a CDS encoding tyrosine-type recombinase/integrase, yielding MKIIEKYGLLRVQMAYNKEHVKMLKKIGGGKWDPGARVWNFPLGKKQDLETLQGEIVTVSAYDEAVKLLKNHLKQKGYSPKTIKSYTGHLDRFLTYSKGEVDKASINEYLLYLLEEKQSSHSYANQSINAIKAYLRLVNKSEDFTVPYIPRPKKEHKLPKVMSKEEVKKVIDATHNTKHKTMLMLAYSCGLRVSETASMQLKNIDSSRMVVMVEQGKGRKDRMVSLSDKMLQQLRQYYREYKPVKWLFEGSDRSRYISTRTVQTVFNNSVKAVGIEKKLSFHSLRHSYATHMLEAGVDLRFIQELLGHRSSKTTEIYTHVSVQSLGKIANPLDQL
- a CDS encoding helix-turn-helix transcriptional regulator, coding for MTEINSFGLYLRKLREEKKLTQTYVAKAAQVSEKTYRRIEMDKAIPRIDTLEEMSILFKEDLVLRFLKYNSQGMEMFETIKEDIEKKILQDNFDKLNGYIPKLKSFIATIKKPYYILQYRQYILLIEGIVLYRKKDRYPKALEKFIQGILISNKEFSVEHFRDFSYSPMEHRLLMNIALTFNRTGDQKKYIEILAFIMDEIDHSDEIYAIIASNLGIAYKRTEKYVDSIGMMEKGINYCQEKSDYSMLPLLYYGKGVSEYYLNDDSYKCSFINAVTLTKLLGLTHLHTSMKEKCKNNFHFDVSNEEDQSLF
- a CDS encoding DUF4829 domain-containing protein, with the translated sequence MKKGIIIGLGIVAVVVIVALSAYNGMEEETSDAEAVIQEYHQGLLDRDVNALQGLQVNRGENTINDQMWDGLNNVEVLSIQEDQEAKDWYIGQRQGEDEDPENILAFEVQANFDYENYASLYYMSGVQKRMYFLVREKENSPWLIEYIKLI